In a single window of the Neodiprion virginianus isolate iyNeoVirg1 chromosome 1, iyNeoVirg1.1, whole genome shotgun sequence genome:
- the LOC124297110 gene encoding uncharacterized protein LOC124297110 isoform X1, with amino-acid sequence MRAKFAAKRQQWLQSIASNIRSRLWFSITTLLILVCIILESAAVKSKRDSGDASKYRHKSSNPAEDHYSINKLNHKKKIHNEERKMLKKKGQHRNAEVNEKIESSEFQKEESNERNGKVYYGEKREKMSQNKVSKSKENVKYDRHADKPRSKKIKRSTKLELPNETLDNDAGHLDGFTKNLHSNFDSASKKEKSKNKVTEKSGCGIGKSEDSELKDEFTVNADQVPDIQPPKETASALDYNDKRGKAKEFEKQNVNSEKIKKQKHNNKSNDLCKGNIDLKRTELPKEKNHKITKPVQSNGQKIKYPNNLPENSYYLNEDGLIKKKRAKNVNVKQKLSEKTSEGELECKPRTNDCKLPVLDAPIHETDKPEEYEFGTCNLEDDYSTEQSKICYGKSKYNANEVAKHSITGTKQDDAEASNSVNMEQISAKQNTVGDNSAEEEKSNGEESIRENAVPEDSDAE; translated from the exons ATGCGAGCAAAGTTTGCAGCAAAAAGACAGCAATGGTTGCAAAGCATTGCTAGTAATATTAGATCAAG ATTGTGGTTTAGCATCACGACACTGTTAATACTGGTATGTATTATACTAGAGTCTGCGGCAGTGAAATCAAAAAGAGATTCTGGTGATGCATCAAAATATCGCCATAAATCATCAAATCCAGCAGAAGACCATTATTCTAT CAACAAATtaaaccataaaaaaaaaattcataacgaagaacgaaaaatgcttaaaaaaaaGGGGCAACATCGAAATGCAGAAGTAAATGAGAAGATTGAATCCAGTGAATTTCAAAAGGAAGAATCAAATGAACGCAATGGAAAAGTATATTatggagaaaaaagagaaaagatgaGCCAGAACAAAGTTAgtaaaagtaaagaaaatgttAAGTACGATAGGCATGCTGATAAACCTAGATCTAAGAAAATTAAGAGATCTACCAAGCTCGAATTACCAAACGAAACGTTGGACAATGATGCCGGCCACCTGGATGGCTTTACGAAGAACTTGCACTCCAATTTTGATTCAGCGtcgaaaaaagagaaatctAAGAATAAAGTCACGGAAAAATCTGGATGTGGTATTGGGAAATCAGAGGACAGTGAACTTAAAGATGAGTTTACTGTGAATGCCGATCAAGTACCGGACATACAGCCACCTAAAGAGACTGCATCTGCATTAGATTATAATGATAAGAGAGGAAAAGCaaaagaattcgaaaaacaGAATGTGAATtcagagaaaattaaaaaacaaaaacacaatAATAAGAGTAATGATCTATGTAAGGGAAATATCGACTTGAAAAGGACTGAATTGCCTAAGGAGAAGAAtcacaaaattacaaaacctGTTCAATCAAATGGtcagaaaattaaatatccgAATAATTTACCAGAAAATAGTTACTACTTGAACGAGGATgggttgataaaaaaaaaaagagctaAGAATGTAaacgtgaaacaaaaattgtcgGAAAAAACCTCTGAAGGTGAATTGGAATGTAAACCTCGAACGAATGACTGCAAATTACCAGTTTTAGATGCACCGATACACGAAACAGACAAGCCAGAAGAATACGAGTTTGGTACTTGTAATCTGGAAGATGATTATTCAACTGAGCAAAGCAAAATTTGCTATGGGAAATCTAAATATAATGCGAACGAAGTCGCAAAACATAGTATAACAGGTACTAAACAAGATGACGCTGAGGCTTCGAACTCAGTAAATATGGAGCAAATATCAGCGAAACAAAATACAGTCGGAGACAATAGTGCCGAAGAGGAAAAGTCGAATGGAGAAGAATCAATAAGAGAAAATGCTGTGCCAGAGGACAGTGACGCAGAGTGA
- the LOC124297122 gene encoding D-aspartate oxidase → MKIAVIGGGIVGLTTSLELKQSEFRNADITIFASSFNDTTSHVAAGLFRVGNAFSGPTEDVTRKWVKDAYEYYDNIRKSSEAAIAGITEVSGYIFAKSNPNLVENRWLPGLVPVYRKAKIDEFELVGGEWNYGTFFTTLLTECTLHLPWTTLKLQETGVKLIEKKINSINELSPSFDLVINCTGMGARYLCNDRRLVPIRGQVAKVKAPWIKTCFYGELDTYIIPGFNGICTLGGVRSFESESNVICPHEYAAIRERCNKLVPSLAKGETIKHLTGIRPHRETVRVEPEQSPSYGKMKVVHNYGHGGYGVCTAPGTAKYAVHWAKEFQISSSKL, encoded by the exons ATGAAAATCGCGGTAATCGGAGGTGGTATCGTCGGATTGACCACTTCCCTTGAACTTAAACAATCAGAATTTCGAAACGCCGACATCACTATCTTTGCTTCCAGCTTTAACGATACCACAAGCCACGTAGCTGCCGGATTATTTCGCGTTGGTAACGCGTTTTCTGGACCCACCGAAGATGTAACCAG AAAATGGGTTAAGGATGCGTACGAATATTACGACAATATACGTAAAAGCTCCGAAGCAGCTATTGCCGGTATTACCGAAGTTTCTGGGTACATTTTTGCTAAAAGCAATCCTAATTTAGTCGAG AATCGCTGGTTACCTGGCTTGGTTCCTGTGTACCGAAAGGCAAAGATAGATGAATTCGAATTGGTTGGCGGCGAATGGAATTACGGAACATTCTTTACTACATTACTTACCGAATGTACGCTGCACTTACCGTGGACAACGTTGAA GCTCCAAGAAACCGGTGTAAAGCtgatcgagaaaaaaataaatagcatCAATGAATTATCACCCAGCTTCGATTTGGTTATTAATTGCACGGGTATGGGTGCCCGGTATTTGTGTAACGACCGACGTTTAGTTCCTATCCGAGGACAGGTGGCAAAG GTAAAAGCACCTTGGATTAAAACATGTTTCTACGGCGAATTGGATACGTATATTATTCCGGGATTCAATGGAATTTGCACTCTTGGTGGTGTGCGAAGCTTTGAATCCGAGAGCAACGTGATTTGTCCACATGAATATGCAGCGATTCGCGAAAGGTGTAACAAATTGGTTCCCTCGCTTGCAAAAGGGGAAACCATCAAACATTTGACTGGAATTAGACCGCACCGGGAAACCGTGCGTGTGGAACCAGAACAAAGTCCGAGTTACGGGAAAATGAAA GTGGTTCATAACTATGGTCATGGAGGGTACGGTGTGTGCACTGCACCGGGTACAGCTAAATATGCTGTTCATTGGGCAAaggaatttcaaatatcttcGTCAAAGCTCTAA
- the LOC124297116 gene encoding histone acetyltransferase KAT8-like yields the protein MADTDHKGKDSSSAKESGVKPENRENNSTNGGKGSGDDADSLEEQPLDIGEHYLVRRSDDSWHPAEIIQTRYNEGEGHYEYYVHYEGYNRRLDEWVPRDRIMSSRFDMSDQSWKNSDRNPASDLLADSSDRKITRNQKRRHDEINHIQKTYAEMDPTTAALEKEHEAITKVKYIDRIQIGRYEIDTWYFSPYPEEYGKQPKLWICEYCLKYMRLEKTYRYHMSECTHRQPVGKEIYRKGTLSIWEVDGREHKIYCQNLCLLAKLFLDHKTLYFDVEPFLFYILCEVDKHGAHLVGYFSKEKESPDGNNVACILTLPPFQRQGYGKLLIAFSYELSRIEQTVGSPEKPLSDLGKLSYRSYWSWILLEILRDFRGTLSIKDLSQMTSISQTDIISTLQSMNMVKYWKGQHVICVTPKLVEEHIKSSQFKRPRLTVDSSSLRWGAPPRKNIKPGKK from the exons ATGGCGGACACTGACCACAAGGGTAAAGATAGTTCGAGCGCGAAAGAATCGGGGGTAAAGCCGGAAAATCGTGAGAACAATTCAACGAACGGTGGTAAAGGATCTGGTGATGACGCGGATAGTCTCGAGGAGCAGCCCTTGGACATCGGGGAACACTACTTGGTCCGTAGGTCGGATGATTCATGGC ATCCGGCGGAAATCATTCAAACGAGATATAATGAGGGGGAAGGCCATTATGAATACTACGTGCACTATGAAGGATATAATAGAAGATTGGACGAGTGGGTACCTAGAGACAGGATAATGTCTAGCAGATTTGACATGAGCGATCAGAGCTGGAAGAATAGCGACAGGAATCCAGCTAGTGATTTGTTAGCAGATTCATCGGACAGGAAAATAACGCGAAATCAGAAGAGGCGACACGACGAAATAAATCATATACAGAAA ACCTACGCAGAAATGGATCCAACTACTGCTGCCTTGGAGAAAGAACATGAGGCCATAACGAAAGTGAAATATATTGACAGGATACAAATAG GGCGATATGAAATAGACACGTGGTACTTCAGCCCATACCCTGAAGAATATGGTAAACAGCCAAAGTTATGGATATGTGAATACTGTCTGAAATATATGAGGCTCGAGAAAACTTACAGATACCACATG AGCGAATGTACTCACAGGCAGCCTGTTGGCAAAGAAATATATCGTAAAGGTACTCTGAGTATCTGGGAGGTTGATGGAAGAGAGCACAAGATATACTGCCAGAATCTCTGTTTGTTGGCCAAATTATTTCTGGATCACAAAACATTGTATTTCGATGTCGAGCCTTTTCTATTCTATATTCTCTGCGAAGTGGATAAACATGGAGCTCATTTAGTTGGTTACTTTTCGAAG GAAAAAGAATCGCCGGATGGAAATAATGTTGCTTGCATTCTAACTCTGCCCCCGTTTCAACGACAAGGATATGGGAAGCTGCTCATCGCATTCAGTTATGAATTGAGCAGGATCGAGCAAACTGTTGGAAGCCCCGAAAAGCCTCTCAGTGATTTAGGAAAGCTTTCGTACAGGAGCTACTGGAGTTGGATTCTCCTGGAGATATTAAGAGATTTCAGAGGAACACTCAGCATCAAAGATTTGAG TCAAATGACTAGCATCTCACAGACTGACATTATCTCAACACTCCAAAGCATGAATATGGTGAAGTACTGGAAAGGACAGCACGTAATTTGCGTGACCCCAAAATTGGTTGAAGAACATATCAAAAGCAGCCAGTTTAAGCGACCTCGTTTGACAGTTGACTCGAGCTCCCTACGATGGGGGGCACCACCgcgtaaaaatataaaaccaGGAAAGAAATGA
- the LOC124297110 gene encoding uncharacterized protein LOC124297110 isoform X2, protein MRLWFSITTLLILVCIILESAAVKSKRDSGDASKYRHKSSNPAEDHYSINKLNHKKKIHNEERKMLKKKGQHRNAEVNEKIESSEFQKEESNERNGKVYYGEKREKMSQNKVSKSKENVKYDRHADKPRSKKIKRSTKLELPNETLDNDAGHLDGFTKNLHSNFDSASKKEKSKNKVTEKSGCGIGKSEDSELKDEFTVNADQVPDIQPPKETASALDYNDKRGKAKEFEKQNVNSEKIKKQKHNNKSNDLCKGNIDLKRTELPKEKNHKITKPVQSNGQKIKYPNNLPENSYYLNEDGLIKKKRAKNVNVKQKLSEKTSEGELECKPRTNDCKLPVLDAPIHETDKPEEYEFGTCNLEDDYSTEQSKICYGKSKYNANEVAKHSITGTKQDDAEASNSVNMEQISAKQNTVGDNSAEEEKSNGEESIRENAVPEDSDAE, encoded by the exons ATGCG ATTGTGGTTTAGCATCACGACACTGTTAATACTGGTATGTATTATACTAGAGTCTGCGGCAGTGAAATCAAAAAGAGATTCTGGTGATGCATCAAAATATCGCCATAAATCATCAAATCCAGCAGAAGACCATTATTCTAT CAACAAATtaaaccataaaaaaaaaattcataacgaagaacgaaaaatgcttaaaaaaaaGGGGCAACATCGAAATGCAGAAGTAAATGAGAAGATTGAATCCAGTGAATTTCAAAAGGAAGAATCAAATGAACGCAATGGAAAAGTATATTatggagaaaaaagagaaaagatgaGCCAGAACAAAGTTAgtaaaagtaaagaaaatgttAAGTACGATAGGCATGCTGATAAACCTAGATCTAAGAAAATTAAGAGATCTACCAAGCTCGAATTACCAAACGAAACGTTGGACAATGATGCCGGCCACCTGGATGGCTTTACGAAGAACTTGCACTCCAATTTTGATTCAGCGtcgaaaaaagagaaatctAAGAATAAAGTCACGGAAAAATCTGGATGTGGTATTGGGAAATCAGAGGACAGTGAACTTAAAGATGAGTTTACTGTGAATGCCGATCAAGTACCGGACATACAGCCACCTAAAGAGACTGCATCTGCATTAGATTATAATGATAAGAGAGGAAAAGCaaaagaattcgaaaaacaGAATGTGAATtcagagaaaattaaaaaacaaaaacacaatAATAAGAGTAATGATCTATGTAAGGGAAATATCGACTTGAAAAGGACTGAATTGCCTAAGGAGAAGAAtcacaaaattacaaaacctGTTCAATCAAATGGtcagaaaattaaatatccgAATAATTTACCAGAAAATAGTTACTACTTGAACGAGGATgggttgataaaaaaaaaaagagctaAGAATGTAaacgtgaaacaaaaattgtcgGAAAAAACCTCTGAAGGTGAATTGGAATGTAAACCTCGAACGAATGACTGCAAATTACCAGTTTTAGATGCACCGATACACGAAACAGACAAGCCAGAAGAATACGAGTTTGGTACTTGTAATCTGGAAGATGATTATTCAACTGAGCAAAGCAAAATTTGCTATGGGAAATCTAAATATAATGCGAACGAAGTCGCAAAACATAGTATAACAGGTACTAAACAAGATGACGCTGAGGCTTCGAACTCAGTAAATATGGAGCAAATATCAGCGAAACAAAATACAGTCGGAGACAATAGTGCCGAAGAGGAAAAGTCGAATGGAGAAGAATCAATAAGAGAAAATGCTGTGCCAGAGGACAGTGACGCAGAGTGA